The Scophthalmus maximus strain ysfricsl-2021 chromosome 14, ASM2237912v1, whole genome shotgun sequence region CAATAATCTCGTTAAATCAAAACTAAGAGGATTGGGAGGAAAAAGATTAGAGCATTTTCGAGTTGGCTAACAGACAACGGATGAACTCTGATATTAGAAAAATGATATGTCCTCCGTTTCATATTCCATTAACTAATGTGTTAAATCATAGAGTAACCATCTTTTGCAGTGGCATCGTTCAGTGCAGTGTATTTACAACAACACTCATTCTGACAAAAATTGGATGGATTACTAAAGATGTGGCACAttcatggtcctcagaggatTCATTCTAATAATTGTAGATCCTCTGACGTGTGACCACGAGCCGTCGTCAGGTCAAAGTTTCAGCTAGTCCAATACTTTTTGGTCTGTGACAAAATTGTAAAACAACATTGCCATCaacctcagctgtactttgtatTTGGTGCTAATAATCAAATGTTAGACTGCtcacatgctaacatgctaaacaaAGGTGATGAATATTGCAAAGATAACCTGCCAAACATCAGCATGGTGTGATTTTGCATTACGCATGTTAGCTTGCCAGTGTTCGCATTTACCTGTCATGGCacctttcattttcatatacaaGATTCATTCTTTAATATCAAGAACAGGTACCAGTGAAAAATGTGGCTATTATTTTTGAATCagatcaccttttttttgtattaggTGTTTTAGctcttcactttgtgttcacTGGTTGTCAGTAAGTATTAAATTAGTTGTGTCATCATTCCATTATAAAGCATAAAAATGACAGACTGAAAGAAAGATAACGGTTCACAAAATTGTtgatattcatgtttttaaaaatacagttagTGAATTAATAGCAAATAGAAATATGACTAAAAAGGAACATTCCTCAACAGGGTCCACTGGAGAAGTCGTTACAGAATTCTGTGGCCTTTGAGAGGCAGAAGAGCATGGACAACAGAGTCGGGGTCATCAGGGGCAGCGTGCAGGTaactgaaacatttcaaaacaaagtcaCCCGAtgatatgaatttttaaaaaactgcatttgtctttgtctagTTGATGGACCAGATTGTGAAATACATTGAGGACGTGCAGGACGACTTTGATTTCCGTTACAAGAGGCTACAGTCTCTGGGTGAGCGCTGCTATAAGATGTGCACACTTGTGATAAtgtaaaacagtttgaaaaacactgcacagcCTGTGACGCTCAAGAACGTCCTCTAAACTGTATATTTGGGGTTTGTGTGGCAGAATCGTCAGATGGGAACTCTGAGAtgatgaaacaggaagtaacCAGACTACAGGACATGCTTAACAGGCTGGACTTCAAAAGGAAGGTATGCATTAGTATAGTATTAGTAATAGTATCTGACATGTGAGGGCAAATGATGCTTCCAGTGGCTAAGACGCTAGGAGCTCTGGACAAACCATCCCCGTTGTTCTTCACACTCCTGTTAGGAGATCCTGTCGAAGATGGATGTGGTGGTCAAGGAGATTGACGACCTGATGACCTCTCAGCTCAACCCTGAGCTGCAGGACTGGAAGCGCCGGCAGCAGATCGCCGCCATAGGTGGTCCCCTGCTCACTGGCCTGGACCAGCTGCAGAGTTGGTAATGAGCATCCCCGAATGTCATCTGACATCTCTCCATTCATGAGGATCTTTTTATGTAATTCAGTTACACGATCAAACGTGCATATGTAGGTAACATAcattacacacatgcatacagaaTATCCAGAACACGTAGACATGCATTGCTTTGCATTTTAGgagcattaaattaaattaaataaaaaaaacaagaatgtgaCTTCTCACCCACAATGGCGGAGACCAGATCAGTCTCACgtaatatacacacatgtatatcaAACGTCTCCCTCATCGTCTCACCTGTCCCCTCTCAGGTTCACCCTGACGGCCCAGAGTCTCTTCCAGATCAAGCGTCAGCTGGACAAACTGGGGGAGCTGGTTGTGAAGGTCACGTATGAGAGTGACCCCATCCCGCTGCAAAAACCTCAGATGGAGGACCGAGTTAAATGCCTCATCTATCACCTCATCAAGAGGTACTGTGAACACCACACAGCACAGGCAATGAAACACACCAACGGTATGGACATGAACTTGAAAAAAAGTCCACAGCACCACATGATGGACCTCCTTTTATTTCCCAGTGTTTGGTGGTTTGAGCATGACTATTCTGATCTCCaacaatgttattttgtttccattttccttTGAGAGTGTCAAATGAAGCATGTTTCCTTTTCCAACATCATCATCTAATAGCACCTGAGGGGAAGTCAGCATTTTCTTAGAGTTTGTCAGTGACTATAGATGATGGTTTTATTCATACACAGAGGGCTCAGTGCCAACATGTATAAACGAGGTGCATGACTTCCACCTTTACTTACAGCGCTGGCAGCTGCTCTATATAGAAAGGTGCCAAACAGTAGAGGACAAACACAAGCCACTGTGGCTTCAATACGCTCTCTGCGGCATGAGTGCAGTGGACGTGATGAAACTGTGTTAACTGTTTTTGTCCTCAGCTCCTTTGTGGTGGAGAAGCAGCCATGCATgcccacacacccacagaaaCCCCTCATCATCAAGACTGGAGTACAGTTCACCACCAAAGTCAGGTATCCTTCTGTCACCTGATGTGCTGCCATGATTTTCTGCTATACGTGCCCATATTATCAGTCGTCGGTTCAATATGttagtgttttcatttgtatcTGCTTTATGCTATTGCTGGGTGAATAATAAATAGTAACATTTATTCACTTCCTGATTACTCCTAGACTCCTGGTCAAACTCCCAGAAGTGGATTATCAGCTGAAagttaaaacaacatttgacaaGTGAGATTTTCATGTTTACAGTCTTGtgacaatatataaatataagcGTGTATATAACTCTGTATTAtcatatctatccatctatctgtaaTGTAAAAGTCACATCCTGCAGATGGATTTGTCTCAGCActgatcttttcatttttgtgtgtctgtagggaCCTCCCCCCTGGAGTGTGAGTACACCACAACCTCGAAACAGGATGTACTGCTGGTGTTCAACTTTAGCACAGATAGAAGCAGCGCAGAATTAAAATAGAAGGTTTGAAGAACAAGGCCAACAGTATTCTACACCAAATTATTGTTAAGGAAATATCACTTCATCACCTCTAGAAATTGGTTAGCTCCAAGCTGCCTCGACCGGAGGGAAATGGAAGCTCTGTACCATCCAAAAATCTTTCAGCCACTGTTTCCTTCAATGGATCAATACAACCTGCCGCATATTTACAAATGAGTTTCGTCAAATGTGTGAGGCTATTCTGTTttacctccttcttctttttctcctcagaagTCGACAGTTTTTCATCCCGACCAACAACACTAAGGTTATGGACATCGAGGACTACTCCAATGGCTGCCTCTCGGTGGAGTTCAGACACCTGGTGAGACCGATTGTATTCATGCTCATGTGTCATTTATGGTtgggaagaaaacaacaccTGGGAAGTGCACATAAGCAGTCCAGCAGTTTTTCTCCCACAACATCATGAAGTCATTGTATTAACTCCCTGAGTCCATACTTGAGTTTTCGACTCAATCCAGCATCACATACATTTGGATCTGGTGCAAAACATGAATTACTTTGTCAGTGGGGCGAGTTGTTGAAGTTGAGCCGACTGACATTGAGTTTGTATCTCACAGCAgttgaaagagaagaaatatatCAATGGCACAAAGGGGAGTGAGGTAAGACCATCGACGTACCGGCAAAGTATCACCTGTGCTGGTGACCCATGTTACATTTTCAGTAAGAAATCATAAAAAGCAATGACAAATCTTTATAGTGTTAAACCCGTCGTACCGCGTGTGTCCTGCAGGGTCTGCTCTCTGTGACGGAGGAACTTCACTCTCTCAGTTTCGAGGCTTGCTTCACGCTGCAGGGCCTCACCATTGACCTGGAGGTCAGTGGCAGTGTAGATTTGACTCGCTGTTTCGCCGTTGtcttgctgcagcagcaacttTTGCCTAACGGTGTATGTGAACTGTTTCAGACGTGTTCCCTGCCTCTGGTGGTCATCTCCAACGTGAGCCAGCTGCCCGGAGGCTGGGCCTCAGTCATGTGGTATAACCTTCTGACGAATGAGCCCAGGGTGAGCCAACACACTCTGACAATAagtgctttcaaaaaaaaagttaccagTTTATAGAACAGGTACATCGAGCTAAAGCTGAGCCAATACAATAGTTTTAGCGGGACATCATTCCAACTTTATGGTCACTTTTGAAGCTGGACACTTCCACATCATCACTTCCCTTCTCCTTCCTATTCCTTCACAGAACTTAGCGTTCTTTGGAAACCCCCCTCGGGCCAGCTGGAGCCAGCTCTCTGAGGTCCTGAGCTGGCAGTTCTCCACCTTGGCCAGCCGGGGCCTCAACAAGGAGCAGCTCACCATGCTGGGAGAAAAGCTCCTCGGTATGTTTACCCTTGATTTTTGGAATAACTGCACCTGGGTTAAGTCACTCATGTTGTCTACTGTATCTTCATGTAGGTCAGCATGTCTCCTGCAGTGACTATCAAGTGTCCTGGTCCAAGTTCTCCAAGGTAAGTACTGAATCTGATGCCATCTAGTGGTTGATTGAAGACATGTTCTGTTGCCCCATGGTGCGTTGTGTTCATATTGTTCATGATTCATATCTACATCACACATATAATTTGGTGTTTATCAATGTGTCGCACGTCTTCAAGGAGAATAATCCAGGGAAGCCCTTCAGCTTCTGGATGTGGCTGGACTCCATCCTCGAGCTCATCAAGAAACACTTGCTGCCAGTTTGGAATGAGAAGTAAGCCACTGACCTCCACCCCCTCCAGCTGTCCCAGTAACACGTTACTCTGAAATCACAGCAGTCTCCGGCAGTTGGTTCTAGTTGATCCCTgtagcagacagacagacaggagtgTGGTGTCAGTTTCCTCAGCTTTATTCTcagtgagaaaaggaaaagcctTACGTTCCAAagtgttgaactattcctttaaaactCAGTCTGTGTTGACAGGACGTGTCCTTTCCGTTACAGGTTGCAGAACCATCCTGAAAAAGTTGCTTCCAATCCAAAGTAGTGGCAtgttaaataaaaggaaaatgttgtcattatgTGTCTTCCTGTCCCCTCAATTTGAACAAGGTTAAATTAGTTAAGTGTATATGACACAGGACTCCTTTTAGACGTGAGGCATCTCATGGAGTCAGTCACTAACTGATCAGTCCATCTACACATCGACACACACTCACGAAATGGCAGCTGTCATTCTACTATTCTAGCCTCAAAGTGTTAAAATTGCAGCAGCTGTTACTTtcattgaattgtttttttcctgaacattagagcatgtcaaccttttcaagtggtaacacaaatttaaagtatgaacctgaataatatgtctcctttaatttgCCTTTCATTTTAGCTACATCATGGGTTTTGTGAGTAAAGAGATGGAGCGCACTCTGCTGAAGGACAGACAGCCGGGCACCTTCCTCCTGCGCTTCAGTGAGAGCCACCTCGGAGGAATCACGTTTACCTGGGTGGAGCACAGTGACAATGGTGAGGTCTCTTTCAAATAAGCTGCTTCCACCAAgacttcttttattgttttattttattatcccTTATATCAATGTGGAACCGAATTAAAGACAGATAATTAAGAGGTTTTAGTGTACTGTCTCTAATGCCATGCTCTGTAACATTTCACAATAGGAGATGTGAAGTTCAACTCTGTGGAGCCATACACTAAAAACCGACTTAGCGCTCTGCCGTTTGCCGACATCATACGGGACTATAAAGTGATCTCAGACGGGTTTGTCCCAGAGAACCCACTCAAGTTCCTCTACCCCGACATCCCCAAAGACGAGGCCTTCGGTCGGCTTTACAACAGTCAGCCCAGCAAAGGCAGGAGGGCACATCTTCACTGAgagttcatgttttttctttattgtccGACTAGGTTGTGGACAACGACACTAATGTCTCTCATGTCTCTGTTCAATCTTCAGTCCATCCATACATACCATCCACCCTGATCCCCATCTCGGAATTACGGTGAGTTTATTATATTATAGAGTATCCATGCTTGGCTGACAGTGGACCGAATTTGaaccattttgaaaaaacaattgTGTACTTTTTAATCATAATTTTATTCTGACTTATCATTTTTGGTCCAACGTTGGGGAGTAAATGAGTAATTCATTgatgtggtggaaatcttgatttcctcgagaaatgaacaaataatcattcaaacatAACAAGTTAGtctacaagtcatatttaattgaatcaaagtcaagagaacaacagagtctgttcagctggttcagaggtCGGACCCAGATCACACGGAAAAGACATCTTCAGTAGCCAGGCCACGGCGGCCGGGTCAACAAGAATGGTGGTCCTATCATCTCTCTGAATCCGTCttcctggcccaaatgtcttactacccctaataaaccagctgttcattaaccccttccctcatctgcttttctACCCCAGGCTCAGCTAATTATTACCTCTCGTAGACAGTCTTTCccacataccagaaacacaatttaaacagagtatgtgttaatacatgattatatgagaaattgacaccacaatTGATTTTGGCACAATGTCTGTGCTGTCACTGCAACCCAAAGCATGATACAA contains the following coding sequences:
- the stat4 gene encoding signal transducer and activator of transcription 4 isoform X1 is translated as MSQWKQIQQLEIVLLEHVDYLYDDNFPMDIRQGLASWIESQDWDTAANDESLATVLFTNLLSQLERVRSQEQNFLQRHNMKIIQQQLQVKYTTHPAVMARVISTCLREERRILSSACMQEQGPLEKSLQNSVAFERQKSMDNRVGVIRGSVQLMDQIVKYIEDVQDDFDFRYKRLQSLESSDGNSEMMKQEVTRLQDMLNRLDFKRKEILSKMDVVVKEIDDLMTSQLNPELQDWKRRQQIAAIGGPLLTGLDQLQSWFTLTAQSLFQIKRQLDKLGELVVKVTYESDPIPLQKPQMEDRVKCLIYHLIKSSFVVEKQPCMPTHPQKPLIIKTGVQFTTKVRLLVKLPEVDYQLKVKTTFDKDLPPGVSRQFFIPTNNTKVMDIEDYSNGCLSVEFRHLQLKEKKYINGTKGSEGLLSVTEELHSLSFEACFTLQGLTIDLETCSLPLVVISNVSQLPGGWASVMWYNLLTNEPRNLAFFGNPPRASWSQLSEVLSWQFSTLASRGLNKEQLTMLGEKLLGQHVSCSDYQVSWSKFSKENNPGKPFSFWMWLDSILELIKKHLLPVWNENYIMGFVSKEMERTLLKDRQPGTFLLRFSESHLGGITFTWVEHSDNGDVKFNSVEPYTKNRLSALPFADIIRDYKVISDGFVPENPLKFLYPDIPKDEAFGRLYNSQPSKVHPYIPSTLIPISELRSKVNTSSAPCQSPEPPMTPGEFDMLNEQLCFDIDSMSSPYSE
- the stat4 gene encoding signal transducer and activator of transcription 4 isoform X3 produces the protein MSQWKQIQQLEIVLLEHVDYLYDDNFPMDIRQGLASWIESQDWDTAANDESLATVLFTNLLSQLERVRSQEQNFLQRHNMKIIQQQLQVKYTTHPAVMARVISTCLREERRILSSACMQEQGPLEKSLQNSVAFERQKSMDNRVGVIRGSVQLMDQIVKYIEDVQDDFDFRYKRLQSLESSDGNSEMMKQEVTRLQDMLNRLDFKRKEILSKMDVVVKEIDDLMTSQLNPELQDWKRRQQIAAIGGPLLTGLDQLQSWFTLTAQSLFQIKRQLDKLGELVVKVTYESDPIPLQKPQMEDRVKCLIYHLIKSSFVVEKQPCMPTHPQKPLIIKTGVQFTTKVRLLVKLPEVDYQLKVKTTFDKDLPPGVRQFFIPTNNTKVMDIEDYSNGCLSVEFRHLQLKEKKYINGTKGSEGLLSVTEELHSLSFEACFTLQGLTIDLETCSLPLVVISNVSQLPGGWASVMWYNLLTNEPRNLAFFGNPPRASWSQLSEVLSWQFSTLASRGLNKEQLTMLGEKLLGQHVSCSDYQVSWSKFSKENNPGKPFSFWMWLDSILELIKKHLLPVWNENYIMGFVSKEMERTLLKDRQPGTFLLRFSESHLGGITFTWVEHSDNGDVKFNSVEPYTKNRLSALPFADIIRDYKVISDGFVPENPLKFLYPDIPKDEAFGRLYNSQPSKVHPYIPSTLIPISELRSKVNTSSAPCQSPEPPMTPGEFDMLNEQLCFDIDSMSSPYSE
- the stat4 gene encoding signal transducer and activator of transcription 4 isoform X4; its protein translation is MSQWKQIQQLEIVLLEHVDYLYDDNFPMDIRQGLASWIESQDWDTAANDESLATVLFTNLLSQLERVRSQEQNFLQRHNMKIIQQQLQVKYTTHPAVMARVISTCLREERRILSSACMQEQGPLEKSLQNSVAFERQKSMDNRVGVIRGSVQLMDQIVKYIEDVQDDFDFRYKRLQSLESSDGNSEMMKQEVTRLQDMLNRLDFKRKEILSKMDVVVKEIDDLMTSQLNPELQDWKRRQQIAAIGGPLLTGLDQLQSWFTLTAQSLFQIKRQLDKLGELVVKVTYESDPIPLQKPQMEDRVKCLIYHLIKSSFVVEKQPCMPTHPQKPLIIKTGVQFTTKVRLLVKLPEVDYQLKVKTTFDKDLPPGVRQFFIPTNNTKVMDIEDYSNGCLSVEFRHLLKEKKYINGTKGSEGLLSVTEELHSLSFEACFTLQGLTIDLETCSLPLVVISNVSQLPGGWASVMWYNLLTNEPRNLAFFGNPPRASWSQLSEVLSWQFSTLASRGLNKEQLTMLGEKLLGQHVSCSDYQVSWSKFSKENNPGKPFSFWMWLDSILELIKKHLLPVWNENYIMGFVSKEMERTLLKDRQPGTFLLRFSESHLGGITFTWVEHSDNGDVKFNSVEPYTKNRLSALPFADIIRDYKVISDGFVPENPLKFLYPDIPKDEAFGRLYNSQPSKVHPYIPSTLIPISELRSKVNTSSAPCQSPEPPMTPGEFDMLNEQLCFDIDSMSSPYSE
- the stat4 gene encoding signal transducer and activator of transcription 4 isoform X2, whose translation is MSQWKQIQQLEIVLLEHVDYLYDDNFPMDIRQGLASWIESQDWDTAANDESLATVLFTNLLSQLERVRSQEQNFLQRHNMKIIQQQLQVKYTTHPAVMARVISTCLREERRILSSACMQEQGPLEKSLQNSVAFERQKSMDNRVGVIRGSVQLMDQIVKYIEDVQDDFDFRYKRLQSLESSDGNSEMMKQEVTRLQDMLNRLDFKRKEILSKMDVVVKEIDDLMTSQLNPELQDWKRRQQIAAIGGPLLTGLDQLQSWFTLTAQSLFQIKRQLDKLGELVVKVTYESDPIPLQKPQMEDRVKCLIYHLIKSSFVVEKQPCMPTHPQKPLIIKTGVQFTTKVRLLVKLPEVDYQLKVKTTFDKDLPPGVSRQFFIPTNNTKVMDIEDYSNGCLSVEFRHLLKEKKYINGTKGSEGLLSVTEELHSLSFEACFTLQGLTIDLETCSLPLVVISNVSQLPGGWASVMWYNLLTNEPRNLAFFGNPPRASWSQLSEVLSWQFSTLASRGLNKEQLTMLGEKLLGQHVSCSDYQVSWSKFSKENNPGKPFSFWMWLDSILELIKKHLLPVWNENYIMGFVSKEMERTLLKDRQPGTFLLRFSESHLGGITFTWVEHSDNGDVKFNSVEPYTKNRLSALPFADIIRDYKVISDGFVPENPLKFLYPDIPKDEAFGRLYNSQPSKVHPYIPSTLIPISELRSKVNTSSAPCQSPEPPMTPGEFDMLNEQLCFDIDSMSSPYSE